Sequence from the Agrococcus sp. SL85 genome:
GGCCGCGAGCGCGACCGCGAGGCCCGCGCCGCCGTTCACCGCGAGCGTGTCGGGCGAGGCGAGCGGGTTGCCCGTCAGGGTCTGCATCGCGTAGCCGGCCGCGCCGAGCGCGAGCCCGACCACGAGGGCCGCGGCGATGCGCGGCAGCCGCGAGTCGAGGATGATCGCCTCGTCGCCGCCGTGCCCGCCGAGCCAGGCGAGCAGCTCCTGCACCCCGAGCTGCGTCGTGCCCTGCGTGACGTGCCACGCCGAGAGCCCGACCAGCACGACGAGGAGGGCCGCGCCGAGCGCGAGCCCTCCCTGTCGCACCGAGGTCACGGCGTGGGCGCGAGCGCGTCCACGACGGCGTCGGCGTACGCCGCCATCGACTGGACGCCGCCGAACAGCCAGATGCCGTCGGGCAGGCGGTGCACGCGGCCGGCCTCGACCGCGGGCAGGCCGGTCCAGATCGCGTTGTCGGCGAGCTCCTGCGTGAAGACGTCGCGGTCGCCGACCGTCATGTAGACGATGTGCGCGTCGTCGGGCAGCGCCGTGAGGCCCTCGACGTCGGTCTGGCCGAGGCCGTACTGCGGGTCGCCCTCGCCCGACCAGGCGTTCTCGAAGCCGATCTCCTCGAAGATCGCGGGCAGCAGCGCGCCGTCGGCGTAGGGGCGGATCTCGACCTGGCCGCCGTTCTCGTAGCCGTCCATCTGCGCGAGCATCGTGCCGGTGAGGCCCGCATCCTCGACGCGCGCCGCGACCTCGTCGAGGTGCGCGCGGAAGTCGGTGATCGCCGTCTCGGCGGCGTCGGCGCGGCCCGTGGCCTCGCCGACCATGCGGAGGTCGCCCTCCATGGTGTCGATCGGGGCGCTCGCGTCGGCGGCGGCGAGCGCCATCACGGGCGCGATCGACTCGAGGTCGGCGAGGGCCTCCTCGCCGAAGCCCGCCACGCCGATGATGAGGTCGGGCGCGAGCGCCGCGATCGCGTCGACCGAGGGCTCGCCGCGGAGGCCCACGTCGGTGGGCTCGCCCTCGAGCGGCGCGCCGGTGCCCGACCAGTCGGCGTAGCCGGCGACGTCGGCGACGCCCACGGGCTCGATGCCGACGGTCTGGAGGTGCTCGACCACGACCCACTCGAGCGCGACGACGTCCTCGACGCCGGCGGGGATCTCGACCTCGACGCCGCGGGCGTCGGTGATCGTGACGGCCTCGCCCGCGGGCGCCGCGGACTCGGACTCGGCGGGCGCCTCGGTCGTGCCGCAGGCCGCGAGCGCGAGCGCGGTGACGACCGCGGCTCCGGCGAGCAGGGTTCGCTTGGTGGGCATGGGGGTTCCTTCCTGGGGCGTCCGGGCGCGACGGAGCGCTCGGACCTCGGAGCTGCGCGTCAGGCGACGCGCGAGACGACGGGCTCGCGGCGCCGCGTGCGCCGGGGCCGGATGCGGAGGCCGTCGGCCGCGGGCTCGACGACGACGTCGACCTCGTAGGCCTGGCTGAGCCGCTCGGGCGTGAGGACCTCCTCGGGGGTGCCGTCCGCGACGATGCGGCCGCCGACGAGGAGCACGACGCGGTCGGCGACCTCGGCCGCCTGCTCGAGGTCGTGGAGCACGATGCCCACGGCGACGCCCTGCGCGGCGAGGTCGTGCACGATCTCGAGGATCTCGAGCTGGTAGCGGAGGTCGAGGTAGGTCGTGGGCTCGTCGAGCAGCACGACGCCGGTCTCCTGCGCGAGGCAGGTCGCGAGCCACACGCGCTGGCGCTGGCCGCCGGAGAGCTGCGACACCGCGCGGTCGGCGAGCCCGTCGACGCCCGTCGCGGCCATGGCCCGGTCGATGGCGGCCTCGCCCTCGGCGTCGGCCGCGCGGAAGCGGCCGCGGTGCGCGAAGCGCCCGTAGGCGACGACCTCGCGCACGGTGACGCCCGAGGGGTCGGGGTGGGACTGCGACAGCAGCGCGATGCGGCGGGCGAGCTCGCGCTCGCCGAGCCCCGCGGTCTCGGCGCCGTCGGCGAAGACGACCCGGCCGGAGGCGGGGCGGTGCAGCGCCGTCAGGCCCCGCAGCAGCGTCGACTTGCCCGAGCCGTTCGGCCCCACGAGGGCCGTGACCGAGCCCGGGGCCAGCGCGATCGACGCGCCGTGCACGACGCGCGTGCGGCCGTGGTCGAGGCTCACGTCGGTCGCGTGCAGCGCGAGGGTGGAGGTCACAGAGGTAAGGCTAGCCTTACCTACCTCCTCCGCGCAATCCGGGCGGACCGCCGCCCGACGGGGCGCAGCTCAGGCGGAGAGCTCCTGGATGTCGTCGGCGGTGAGGATGACGGGCGACTCGGCACCCGAGACCGACTCCTTCGTCACGATGACCCGCTCGACGCCCTCGCGCGAGGGCACCTCGAACATGACGGGCGCGAGCACCGTCTCGAGGATCGCGCGCAGGCCGCGAGCGCCGGTCTTCCGCTCGACCGCGAGGTCGGCGATCGCCTCGAGCGCCTCGTGCTCGAAGTCGAGCTTGACGCCGTCGATCTCGAAGATGCGCTGGTACTGCTTCACGAGCGCGTTGCGCGGCTCGGAGAGGATCTCGACGAGCGCGGGGCGATCGAGCGGCGAGACCGTGGCGATGACCGGCAGGCGGCCGATGAACTCGGGGATGAGGCCGAACTTGTGGAGGTCCTCGGGCAGCACGTCCTCGAAGACGTCGAGGTCGGGCTTCAGCGAGGCGATCGGGGCGCCGAAGCCGATGCCGCGCTTGCCCGCGCGGTTGGCCACGATGTCCTCGAGGCCCGCGAAGGCCCCGGCGACGATGAAGAGCACGTTCGAGGTGTCGATCTGGATGAACTCGGAGTTCGGGTGCTTGCGCCCGCCCTGGGGCGGCACCGACGCGAC
This genomic interval carries:
- a CDS encoding iron-siderophore ABC transporter substrate-binding protein, whose product is MPTKRTLLAGAAVVTALALAACGTTEAPAESESAAPAGEAVTITDARGVEVEIPAGVEDVVALEWVVVEHLQTVGIEPVGVADVAGYADWSGTGAPLEGEPTDVGLRGEPSVDAIAALAPDLIIGVAGFGEEALADLESIAPVMALAAADASAPIDTMEGDLRMVGEATGRADAAETAITDFRAHLDEVAARVEDAGLTGTMLAQMDGYENGGQVEIRPYADGALLPAIFEEIGFENAWSGEGDPQYGLGQTDVEGLTALPDDAHIVYMTVGDRDVFTQELADNAIWTGLPAVEAGRVHRLPDGIWLFGGVQSMAAYADAVVDALAPTP
- a CDS encoding ABC transporter ATP-binding protein, which codes for MTSTLALHATDVSLDHGRTRVVHGASIALAPGSVTALVGPNGSGKSTLLRGLTALHRPASGRVVFADGAETAGLGERELARRIALLSQSHPDPSGVTVREVVAYGRFAHRGRFRAADAEGEAAIDRAMAATGVDGLADRAVSQLSGGQRQRVWLATCLAQETGVVLLDEPTTYLDLRYQLEILEIVHDLAAQGVAVGIVLHDLEQAAEVADRVVLLVGGRIVADGTPEEVLTPERLSQAYEVDVVVEPAADGLRIRPRRTRRREPVVSRVA